The following proteins come from a genomic window of Pseudomonas sp. MAG733B:
- the ftsY gene encoding signal recognition particle-docking protein FtsY, with amino-acid sequence MFGSNDDKKTPAAAGEKKSLFGWLRKKPQEAVVEQPQPLPEPTTAPAPVIEAEPAPVVLPIAESVLQPVIEPINDVVAELPLASVAEPWLTLPVAEEPVALVEDELAPHVTPPIPAPTALAAEPVQVPEVEPVVEVAPEPVVPAFVAPVAPAVQMPEPEPAPAPAPAPAIEPIAAAPVETPVEPVRTEESKAGFFARLKQGLSKTSASIGEGMASLFLGKKAIDDELLDDLETRLLTADVGVEATSVIIQRLTQKVARKELADADALYKSLQAELAAMLKPVEQPLKITSQNKPFVILVVGVNGAGKTTTIGKLAKKLQLEGKKVMLAAGDTFRAAAVEQLQVWGERNKIPVIAQHTGADSASVIFDAVQAAKARGIDVLIADTAGRLHTKDNLMEELKKVRRVISKLDADAPHEVLLVLDAGTGQNAINQAKQFNQTVELTGLALTKLDGTAKGGVIFALAKQFGLPIRYIGVGEGIDDLRTFEAEPFVQALFAERERS; translated from the coding sequence GAACAGCCACAGCCACTTCCTGAGCCAACAACCGCGCCGGCGCCGGTAATAGAAGCTGAGCCTGCGCCGGTGGTGTTGCCGATCGCCGAATCGGTGCTGCAGCCGGTCATCGAGCCTATAAACGATGTCGTGGCCGAGTTGCCGCTGGCTTCGGTCGCCGAGCCTTGGTTGACCTTGCCGGTGGCGGAAGAGCCGGTGGCGCTGGTCGAAGATGAGTTGGCGCCGCATGTGACGCCGCCGATTCCAGCGCCGACCGCGTTGGCAGCTGAGCCGGTTCAAGTGCCGGAGGTTGAGCCTGTCGTTGAGGTTGCGCCCGAGCCTGTCGTTCCGGCATTCGTAGCGCCGGTAGCACCAGCCGTTCAAATGCCCGAGCCCGAGCCTGCACCTGCACCTGCACCTGCACCTGCAATTGAGCCCATCGCCGCAGCGCCAGTCGAGACTCCAGTCGAGCCGGTACGCACCGAAGAATCCAAAGCCGGTTTCTTCGCCCGTCTCAAGCAAGGCCTGTCCAAGACCAGTGCCAGCATCGGCGAAGGCATGGCCAGCCTGTTCCTGGGCAAGAAAGCCATCGATGACGAATTGCTCGATGACCTCGAAACCCGCCTGTTGACCGCCGATGTAGGCGTCGAGGCCACTTCGGTGATCATTCAGCGCCTGACCCAAAAAGTCGCGCGCAAAGAACTGGCCGATGCCGATGCGCTGTACAAATCCCTGCAAGCCGAGCTGGCAGCGATGCTCAAGCCTGTCGAGCAACCGCTGAAAATCACCTCGCAGAACAAGCCGTTCGTGATTCTGGTGGTCGGCGTCAACGGCGCCGGCAAGACCACCACTATCGGCAAATTGGCGAAGAAGCTGCAACTGGAAGGCAAGAAAGTCATGCTCGCCGCCGGCGACACCTTCCGCGCCGCCGCCGTTGAGCAATTGCAGGTCTGGGGTGAGCGCAACAAGATCCCGGTGATCGCCCAGCACACTGGCGCCGACTCCGCGTCGGTGATCTTCGACGCCGTGCAGGCCGCCAAGGCCCGTGGCATCGATGTGCTGATCGCTGATACCGCCGGTCGCCTGCACACCAAAGACAACCTGATGGAAGAGTTGAAAAAGGTTCGACGGGTCATCAGTAAGCTCGACGCCGACGCGCCGCACGAAGTGTTGCTGGTACTCGACGCCGGCACCGGCCAGAACGCCATCAACCAGGCAAAGCAATTCAACCAGACCGTCGAACTGACCGGCCTGGCGCTGACCAAACTCGACGGCACCGCCAAGGGCGGGGTGATCTTTGCCCTGGCCAAGCAGTTTGGCTTGCCGATCCGTTACATCGGCGTCGGCGAAGGCATCGACGATTTGCGCACTTTTGAAGCTGAACCCTTTGTCCAGGCACTGTTTGCCGAGCGGGAGCGTTCATGA